In Pseudoalteromonas xiamenensis, the following are encoded in one genomic region:
- a CDS encoding peptidylprolyl isomerase yields MKLANARHILVDSEAQCQDLKERIIAGEDFAELAKTYSNCPSGQDGGALGEFGPGMMVPEFDRVVFSAPINEVQGPVQTQFGYHLLEVTNRTE; encoded by the coding sequence ATGAAACTTGCGAATGCCCGCCATATTTTGGTGGACAGTGAAGCACAGTGCCAAGACCTCAAAGAAAGGATAATAGCCGGAGAAGATTTCGCCGAATTAGCTAAAACCTATTCAAATTGCCCATCTGGCCAAGATGGCGGAGCGCTTGGTGAATTTGGACCGGGTATGATGGTGCCTGAGTTTGACCGAGTGGTTTTTTCCGCACCGATTAATGAAGTGCAAGGCCCTGTTCAAACACAATTTGGTTATCATCTGTTAGAGGTGACCAATCGCACAGAGTAA
- a CDS encoding glutathione S-transferase family protein, producing the protein MILYGSNTSPFARRLRLWLAREHLPFTYQHIDIFSTEGRAILNEHNPAKKIPFLVDGATVICDSNVIFRYVSQKFQLSALTWQQENVLTYINACNDSCVELLLCDRSGFDTKDDKLFFNLQRERVSSLLTLLDEECEKSSFINCSYLAISLYCLLDWIAFRALWTLDEHPNLQHFYSVFSTQDDVAQSDPRNH; encoded by the coding sequence ATGATACTTTACGGCTCAAACACGTCACCGTTCGCCCGCAGATTGAGACTTTGGTTAGCGCGAGAACATTTGCCTTTTACTTATCAACACATTGATATTTTCTCTACTGAAGGCCGTGCAATTTTAAATGAACATAACCCGGCGAAAAAAATTCCATTTCTCGTCGACGGCGCGACGGTAATCTGTGATTCCAATGTCATTTTTCGCTACGTGTCACAAAAGTTTCAACTCTCCGCGTTAACGTGGCAACAAGAGAATGTGTTGACCTACATTAATGCATGTAACGATTCCTGTGTTGAATTGCTGCTCTGTGACCGCTCAGGTTTTGATACGAAAGACGACAAACTGTTTTTTAATTTGCAGCGTGAACGAGTGTCATCACTATTAACTTTACTGGATGAGGAGTGTGAGAAATCCTCATTTATTAACTGCAGTTATTTGGCAATCAGTTTATACTGCTTGTTGGATTGGATTGCATTTCGCGCATTGTGGACACTTGATGAACACCCGAATTTGCAACATTTTTATTCGGTGTTTTCAACGCAAGATGATGTAGCACAAAGCGATCCACGTAACCATTAA
- a CDS encoding glutathione peroxidase, translated as MLRIASLCIGLCISSLSFATSASETCDDFTNTTFRKLHSKESINLCEFKDKPLLIVNTASNCGFTSQFKGLEALYKEYKDQGLVVIGFPSDDFLQEENDEADTAKVCFMNYGVTFPMMATSEVRGSNANAVFKYLNEQTSSPNWNFYKYLVSKDRKEIQRFNSRTKPDSEELRSAIEKLLK; from the coding sequence ATGCTACGAATTGCATCATTGTGTATTGGTTTGTGTATAAGCAGTTTATCGTTTGCTACGTCAGCGTCTGAAACCTGCGACGATTTTACGAATACGACCTTTAGGAAACTCCATTCCAAAGAATCCATAAACCTGTGTGAGTTCAAAGACAAACCGCTTCTCATTGTAAACACGGCAAGTAACTGTGGGTTTACCAGCCAATTCAAAGGGCTTGAAGCCTTATATAAGGAATATAAAGATCAAGGTCTGGTCGTGATAGGCTTTCCATCCGATGACTTTTTACAAGAAGAAAACGACGAGGCAGATACCGCTAAAGTGTGCTTTATGAATTATGGCGTTACCTTTCCAATGATGGCCACATCTGAAGTCAGAGGAAGTAATGCTAATGCGGTGTTTAAATATCTAAATGAACAGACAAGCTCACCAAATTGGAATTTCTACAAATATCTTGTTTCAAAAGATCGCAAAGAAATTCAGCGCTTCAATAGCCGCACGAAGCCCGATTCAGAGGAACTTCGCAGCGCCATCGAAAAGCTTTTGAAATAA